Proteins encoded in a region of the Streptomyces sp. NBC_00258 genome:
- a CDS encoding GAF and ANTAR domain-containing protein: protein MSHEPDEVWERFAVALAEMARDLLAQDSAQDTLDRIVEHAKVLINGCDHAGILTVRRGEVHALAATSDLVRRADRIQQDLQEGPCFDAVTDRQQVYTIQDLRRPHDRWPHFAPELNKLGMGSAMGFLLFTEDDDLGALNVYSRQPGTFDEAAQRAGWILASHAAVAFSAARTHQQLGHALETRHEIGEAMGILMERHGLTEDTAFKVLKKASQDRNIKLREIARLICETGEKPG from the coding sequence ATGTCGCACGAGCCGGACGAGGTCTGGGAGCGGTTCGCCGTCGCCCTCGCGGAGATGGCGAGGGATCTGCTTGCCCAGGACTCCGCGCAGGACACCTTGGACCGCATCGTGGAGCATGCGAAGGTCCTGATCAACGGATGCGACCACGCCGGCATCCTCACCGTACGGCGGGGTGAGGTGCACGCACTGGCGGCGACGAGTGATCTCGTGCGCCGCGCGGACCGGATCCAGCAGGATCTGCAGGAAGGCCCCTGCTTCGACGCCGTGACCGACCGCCAGCAGGTCTACACGATCCAGGACCTGCGCCGGCCCCATGATCGCTGGCCCCACTTCGCCCCCGAGCTGAACAAGCTGGGCATGGGAAGCGCGATGGGCTTTCTCCTCTTCACCGAGGACGACGATCTCGGCGCCCTCAACGTGTACTCCCGGCAGCCGGGCACCTTCGACGAGGCCGCTCAGCGTGCCGGCTGGATCCTCGCCTCGCACGCGGCCGTCGCCTTCTCCGCGGCCCGGACGCATCAGCAGCTCGGCCACGCCCTGGAGACCCGTCACGAGATCGGCGAGGCCATGGGCATCCTCATGGAGCGCCACGGACTGACCGAGGACACGGCCTTCAAAGTACTCAAGAAGGCATCGCAGGACCGCAACATCAAACTGCGCGAGATCGCCCGCCTGATCTGCGAGACCGGCGAGAAGCCGGGCTGA
- a CDS encoding cellulase family glycosylhydrolase: MAALLTRLVTLLGLVALGVLGPATAHAQSPGALATGLHISDGRLLEGNGNDFIMRGVNHAHTWYPGETQSLADVKALGANTVRVVLSNGHRWTKNSAADVAGVVSQCKANRLICVLEVHDTTGYGEDAAAGTLDQAADYWIGLKDVLAGEENYVIVNIGNEPWGNTDPAGWTDPTIAAIKKLRNAGFEHTIMVDAPNWGQDWQGVMRANAQSVYDADPTGNLIFSIHMYSVYDTAQEITDYLNAFVNAGLPILIGEFGGPPDQWGDPDEDTMMAAAQQLRLGYLAWSWSGNTDPILDLSIGFDPSRLSSWGQRIFNGTNGIAQTSREATVFGGGNPGDTQAPTAPGTPTASAVTATSLTLAWTAATDNVGVTGYDVVRVSGGSETTVAASTANTVAVTGLTADTTYTFAVYARDAAGNRSARSATVNVTTDEGGSTPGVGCSVGYRVVGDWPGGFQGEISIRNTGTTTISGWTLDFAFANGQTVTNMWGGTPTQSGGAVSVTPASYTSAIPAAGSVTVGFTGSKSATNTSPTAFRLNGTTCATT; this comes from the coding sequence GTGGCCGCCCTGCTGACCCGGCTGGTCACCCTCCTCGGGCTAGTCGCTCTCGGCGTCCTCGGTCCGGCGACGGCCCACGCCCAGTCGCCCGGCGCCCTCGCCACCGGCCTCCACATCAGCGACGGCCGCCTGCTCGAAGGCAATGGCAACGACTTCATCATGCGCGGCGTCAACCACGCCCACACCTGGTACCCGGGCGAGACGCAGTCACTGGCCGACGTCAAGGCGCTCGGCGCCAACACCGTCCGCGTCGTCCTCTCCAACGGTCACCGCTGGACCAAGAACAGCGCCGCGGACGTCGCCGGAGTCGTCAGCCAGTGCAAGGCCAACCGGCTCATCTGCGTCCTGGAGGTGCACGACACCACCGGATACGGCGAGGACGCCGCGGCCGGCACGCTGGACCAGGCGGCCGACTACTGGATCGGTCTCAAGGACGTACTGGCCGGCGAAGAGAACTACGTCATCGTCAACATCGGCAACGAGCCCTGGGGCAACACCGACCCGGCCGGCTGGACCGATCCCACGATCGCCGCGATCAAGAAGCTGCGCAACGCCGGATTCGAGCACACGATCATGGTGGACGCGCCCAACTGGGGCCAGGACTGGCAAGGCGTCATGCGGGCCAACGCCCAGTCCGTGTATGACGCCGACCCCACCGGCAACCTGATCTTCTCGATCCACATGTACAGCGTGTACGACACCGCCCAGGAGATCACCGACTATCTGAACGCCTTCGTCAACGCCGGACTCCCCATCCTCATCGGTGAGTTCGGAGGGCCCCCCGACCAATGGGGCGACCCGGACGAGGACACCATGATGGCGGCGGCCCAGCAGCTCAGGCTCGGCTATCTGGCCTGGTCCTGGAGCGGCAACACCGACCCGATCCTCGACCTGTCGATCGGCTTCGACCCCAGCCGGCTCAGCTCCTGGGGCCAGCGCATCTTCAACGGCACCAACGGCATCGCCCAGACCTCCCGGGAAGCGACCGTCTTCGGCGGCGGCAACCCGGGGGACACCCAGGCCCCGACCGCTCCCGGAACCCCGACCGCCTCCGCGGTGACGGCCACGTCCCTCACCCTCGCCTGGACCGCCGCCACGGACAATGTGGGTGTCACCGGCTACGACGTCGTCCGCGTCAGCGGCGGCTCCGAGACCACGGTCGCCGCCTCCACCGCCAACACCGTCGCCGTGACCGGTCTGACCGCCGACACGACGTACACCTTCGCCGTATACGCCCGTGACGCCGCCGGGAACCGTTCGGCCCGCTCGGCCACGGTGAACGTCACCACCGACGAGGGCGGCAGCACACCCGGTGTGGGCTGCTCGGTCGGATACCGGGTCGTCGGCGATTGGCCTGGCGGCTTCCAGGGTGAGATCAGCATCCGCAACACCGGCACGACCACCATCAGCGGCTGGACGCTCGATTTCGCCTTCGCCAACGGCCAGACCGTCACCAACATGTGGGGCGGGACCCCCACCCAGAGCGGCGGCGCGGTGAGTGTCACCCCCGCCTCCTACACCTCCGCCATCCCCGCAGCCGGCTCGGTCACCGTCGGCTTCACCGGCAGCAAGAGCGCCACCAACACCTCCCCGACCGCGTTCAGGCTCAACGGCACCACCTGCGCCACGACATGA
- a CDS encoding serine hydrolase domain-containing protein has translation MPLQCNPRLRQCLVTVLVAVSIGSGTLHPAAATSGDGSRDHPDQLQRQLDRLVAAPGGPPGVVVLLQNGDKRRVLRAGVADLTTGRPIGPGDHTRTASASKAYSGAVALHLVHQGALDLDDTIKARLPRLPRAWAKVTLRQLLQHTSGLPDYSRDPEFQRLIAADPRRHFDSRRLLDFVRDERLLFRPGSQYRYSNSDNIAVALMAEAVTGEPYETLLRKIVYRPLGLHETSLPQGYKMVRPFMHGYDVSEVPPLDVSELIGASGVWASGGIIATPRDMNRFIRGYASGALTSPAALREQRHWVDGASEPAGPGRNKAGLGIFRYTTRCGVVLGHTGNTPGYTQLIAATPDGRRSLTVSLTTQVNRTTTPDLLRKLRTMEESAVCSLLRMG, from the coding sequence ATGCCGCTTCAGTGCAACCCTCGACTGCGCCAGTGCCTGGTCACTGTGCTGGTCGCCGTCTCGATCGGCAGCGGAACGCTCCACCCTGCCGCCGCCACCTCCGGGGACGGTTCCCGCGACCACCCGGACCAACTGCAGCGACAACTCGACAGGCTTGTCGCCGCTCCGGGCGGCCCGCCGGGAGTGGTGGTCCTCCTGCAGAACGGTGACAAGCGTCGCGTGCTGCGCGCCGGAGTCGCAGACCTGACGACCGGCCGCCCGATCGGACCCGGCGACCACACCCGGACCGCCAGCGCGAGCAAGGCCTACAGCGGCGCGGTGGCCCTGCATCTCGTCCATCAGGGCGCGCTGGACCTGGACGACACCATCAAGGCGCGACTGCCACGCCTGCCCCGAGCCTGGGCGAAGGTGACGTTGCGACAGTTGCTGCAGCACACCAGCGGTCTGCCCGACTACAGCCGGGATCCGGAGTTCCAGCGCTTGATCGCGGCCGACCCCCGACGTCACTTCGACTCGCGGCGCCTGCTCGACTTCGTCCGTGACGAGCGTCTGTTGTTCCGCCCGGGCTCCCAGTACCGCTACTCGAACTCGGACAACATCGCCGTAGCCCTCATGGCCGAAGCGGTGACGGGCGAACCCTACGAGACGCTGCTCCGCAAGATCGTCTATCGGCCCCTGGGACTGCACGAAACCAGCCTCCCGCAGGGCTACAAGATGGTGCGGCCCTTCATGCATGGCTATGACGTGAGCGAGGTCCCTCCGCTGGACGTCAGCGAGCTGATCGGCGCTTCCGGAGTGTGGGCCTCGGGCGGGATCATCGCCACACCGCGGGACATGAACCGCTTCATCCGCGGCTACGCGAGCGGCGCACTGACCTCCCCGGCCGCGCTGCGCGAACAGCGCCACTGGGTGGACGGCGCCTCCGAACCGGCCGGACCCGGCCGCAACAAGGCGGGGCTCGGCATCTTCCGGTACACCACCCGGTGCGGAGTGGTGCTCGGGCACACCGGGAACACCCCCGGCTACACCCAGCTGATCGCCGCGACGCCGGACGGACGGCGCTCCCTCACCGTCTCGCTCACCACCCAGGTGAACCGGACCACGACCCCGGACCTGCTGCGGAAGCTCCGCACGATGGAGGAATCGGCGGTGTGCTCGCTGCTGCGCATGGGGTGA
- a CDS encoding helix-turn-helix transcriptional regulator, protein MLRIHFSAEDLGRIRLAAGPDPAWEALLSLHVLGGPDIDVELRRWRTHVRTSMDTAARPLLHLVPPRGYSPDFLTPAEGTTDPEAAVDTILSTSNVRLRTDVATLGQQRRLPSWAAALASGLPAARRGLGTALRRYHRQALHPYWTQISASVDAERVLRAKAFLAGGTDRLLSGLHPTVQWRAPVLQMSYPEDRDVYLQGRGLRLVPSYFCRGRPIALRDGSLSPVLVYPVNRGIDSLRPGGAVGRASALDRLLGRTRAATLATIAEVENATGNEIARRLAISPASVSEHATVLRDAGLIHSLRVRNTMRHTLTPLGTELLDGRAARPADAADQGDADGAAGALARSTG, encoded by the coding sequence ATGCTGCGTATCCATTTCAGCGCGGAGGACCTCGGCCGGATTCGCCTGGCGGCCGGGCCGGATCCTGCTTGGGAAGCCCTGCTCAGCCTTCATGTGCTCGGCGGTCCGGACATCGATGTCGAGTTGCGGCGATGGCGCACGCACGTCCGGACGTCGATGGACACCGCTGCGCGGCCGCTCCTTCATCTCGTTCCGCCGCGCGGGTACTCGCCCGACTTCCTGACACCGGCCGAGGGGACCACCGACCCCGAAGCAGCCGTCGACACGATCCTGTCCACCTCGAACGTTCGCCTGCGGACGGATGTGGCGACCCTCGGGCAGCAGCGCAGACTGCCCTCCTGGGCTGCCGCGCTCGCCTCGGGCCTGCCCGCGGCCAGACGGGGTCTGGGCACGGCCCTGCGCCGGTACCACCGGCAGGCGCTGCACCCGTACTGGACACAGATCAGCGCCTCGGTGGACGCCGAACGGGTCCTGCGCGCCAAGGCGTTCCTGGCCGGCGGGACCGACCGGCTGCTGAGCGGGCTGCACCCCACGGTGCAATGGCGTGCTCCGGTCCTGCAGATGTCCTATCCGGAGGACCGGGACGTGTACCTCCAGGGCCGCGGGCTGCGGCTCGTGCCCTCGTACTTCTGCCGGGGGAGGCCCATCGCGCTGCGCGACGGCTCGCTCTCCCCGGTGCTGGTGTATCCGGTGAACCGCGGCATCGACTCCTTGAGGCCCGGCGGTGCCGTGGGGAGAGCGAGCGCACTCGACCGGCTCCTCGGCCGCACCCGGGCGGCGACCCTCGCCACCATCGCGGAGGTGGAGAACGCGACCGGCAACGAGATCGCCCGCCGGCTGGCCATCTCGCCCGCGTCGGTCAGCGAACACGCGACCGTGCTGCGTGACGCGGGCCTGATCCACAGCCTGCGCGTCCGCAACACCATGCGGCACACCCTCACGCCTCTGGGCACGGAGCTCCTGGACGGCCGGGCGGCCAGACCGGCCGACGCGGCGGACCAGGGCGACGCGGACGGGGCGGCAGGAGCGCTTGCTCGGTCGACCGGATGA
- a CDS encoding nuclear transport factor 2 family protein: protein MKYMLLVCGDDTADASGMAPVEPWVEEQGVQRGVRLHGHRLQAPAEAVTVRVRNGEVLRSDGPFAETKEYVAGFDILECDSLEEAVEVAAKHPVATIGAMEVRAYWEDEDAEAEIRRLDAELTAAGRERDFDRAMACYAPDVEVFHPVSGLEQRGIEALRKAEEMWFSTLDGPVEREVLEFRVRVDESIAFSHALVRMRATLVGGGSLDTTARVTTGYRAAGDRWKIVHQHTSVPFDAGITGASSTG from the coding sequence ATGAAGTACATGCTGCTGGTCTGCGGAGACGACACCGCCGACGCCTCCGGCATGGCCCCCGTCGAACCCTGGGTCGAGGAGCAGGGCGTCCAGCGCGGGGTACGACTGCACGGCCACCGCTTGCAGGCGCCCGCCGAGGCGGTCACCGTGCGGGTGCGGAACGGCGAAGTGCTGCGCAGCGACGGGCCGTTCGCGGAGACGAAGGAGTACGTAGCCGGGTTCGACATCCTTGAGTGCGACAGCCTGGAGGAGGCCGTCGAGGTGGCGGCGAAGCACCCCGTGGCGACCATCGGGGCCATGGAGGTGCGCGCGTACTGGGAGGACGAGGACGCCGAAGCGGAGATCCGCCGCCTGGACGCGGAACTGACCGCGGCCGGCCGTGAGCGTGACTTCGACCGGGCGATGGCCTGCTACGCGCCGGACGTCGAGGTGTTCCACCCCGTGAGCGGTCTGGAGCAGCGCGGGATCGAGGCCCTGCGCAAGGCCGAGGAGATGTGGTTCTCGACGCTGGACGGGCCGGTGGAGCGCGAGGTGCTCGAATTCCGCGTACGGGTCGACGAGAGCATCGCGTTCAGCCACGCGCTCGTACGGATGCGTGCCACGCTGGTCGGTGGTGGTTCGCTGGACACCACGGCGCGGGTGACCACCGGTTACCGTGCGGCGGGCGACCGGTGGAAGATCGTCCACCAGCACACGTCCGTTCCCTTCGACGCGGGCATCACGGGGGCCTCCTCGACCGGATGA